From Mytilus galloprovincialis chromosome 9, xbMytGall1.hap1.1, whole genome shotgun sequence, the proteins below share one genomic window:
- the LOC143045697 gene encoding uncharacterized protein LOC143045697 has protein sequence MMREEQEEELQALHAIFNEDITEISGNPPCFMIKLTDITVSLPGPVSIRFTMPVDYPGTSPPIIEIPMRNKVLSDKHVCDLLQYLHTTADDNLGMPVIFTLVDAAQQWINTNAYEQVESTVEEVSLEQEDTVQLTKIKLTEPKTSGGRWEYKIGLIGKPSAGKSTFFNAATKMDLAKIAAHPFTTIEPNIGKAFYSICCPCHNLGLSLCDAAYGHDFRGDRNIPILLKDVAGLVPGAWEGKGKGNRFLNDLLDADVLVHIVDISGTTNEKGEETEQYDPVKDVTWLYQELHQWIFQNVWSKWDNIVRKPNKLIDMFTGYHANRATIHTALANAGIKERELSCLPDWKEDTVHRIVDHFLKLRFPMLLVLNKADLTTSESNIKRIREELPDYTMIPVSAKTECGLQKLAKDNVIQYKPGDNYFDICSDCDINTNNFIKYAQDIFSRYGSTNVLEALRLAVKLKEPVYSYPVHCLDTFHSIGKHSHNDSKVLLDCLLLKPRTTVEELYNVMMYYPLQMLTGDFVRAEACDENQKKRPVKKDEVISKSNNIIRIMTTKRS, from the exons ATGATGAGAGAAGAACAAGAGGAAGAATTACAGGCACTTCatgcaatatttaatgaagatATAACAG AGATATCTGGTAACCCACCATGTTTTATGATAAAACTGACCGATATTACAGTTAGCTTACCAG gtcCTGTTTCTATCAGGTTCACTATGCCTGTGGACTATCCTGGGACAAGCCCACCTATAATAGAAATACCAATGAGGAACAAAGTATTATCAGACAAACATGTGTGTGACCTGTTACAGTACTTACATACAACAGCAGACGACAACCTGGGCATGCCAGTCATATTTACCTTGGTAGATGCTGCCCAACAATGGATTAATACAAATGCTTATGAGCAGGTTGAAAGTACAGTTGAAGAG GTTTCTCTAGAACAAGAGGATACAGTGcagttaacaaaaataaaactgaCTGAACCAAAGACATCAGGTGGTAGATGGGAATATAAAATTGGGTTAATAGGGAAGCCGTCTGCTGGGAAATCAACGTTCTTTAATGCAGCTACAAAGATGGACTTGGCAAAAATTGCTGCTCATCCATTTACAACAATAGAACCAAATATTGGAAAGGCATTCTATTCTATATGTTGTCCTTGTCACAACCTTGGATTGTCTTTGTGTGATGCTGCATATGGACATGATTTTAGAGGGGATCGAAATATTCCCATCTTACTTAAAGATGTAGCAGGACTTGTTCCTGGTGCATGGGAGGGTAAAGGAAAGGGTAACAGATTTTTAAATGACTTACTAGATGCTGATGTTTTAGTGCACATAGTTGACATTTCTGGAACTACAAATGAAAAAGGGGAAGAAACAGAACAATATGATCCAGTTAAAGATGTAACATGGTTATACCAAGAACTTCATCAGTGGATATTTCAAAATGTATGGAGTAAATGGGATAATATTGTTAGAAAGCCAAATAAATTGATAGATATGTTCACTGGTTACCATGCAAACAGAGCAACAATTCATACAGCATTGGCTAATGCAGGAATTAAAGAAAG AGAACTATCTTGCCTGCCTGATTGGAAAGAAGACACTGTTCACAGAATTGttgatcattttttaaaacttagatTTCCTATGTTATTGGTACTGAACAAAGCAGACTTAACAACTTCTGAAAGTAATATTAAAAG AATAAGAGAGGAATTACCAGACTATACCATGATACCAGTAAGTGCCAAAACAGAATGTGGGTTACAGAAATTAGCCAAAGATAATGTGATACAATATAAACCAGGAGATAACTACTTTGATATATGTTCAGACTGTGATATAAACACCAATAACTTCATCAAATATGCACAAGATATTTTTTCTAG ATATGGGTCAACAAATGTGCTGGAAGCTTTAAGGCTTGCTGTTAAATTAAAAGAGCCTGTGTATTCTTATCCAGtgcactgtttagatacatttcaTTCAATAGGAAAACACAGTCATAATGACAGTAAAGTATTATTAGACTGCTTGTTATTAAAACCCAGAACTACTGTGGAGGAATTATATAATGTTATGATGTATTACCCTTTACAGATGTTGACAGGAGATTTTGTTAGAGCTGAG GCTTGTGATGAAAATCAAAAGAAGAGACCTGTAAAGAAGGATGAAGTGATATCAAAAAGTAATAATATAATTAGGATAATGACTACAAAAAGGTCTTGA
- the LOC143045698 gene encoding SPARC-like: protein MWRPFLLFLLVTFVAAQVHIKVAAPENFDDDDEETDSVPVQVVPLQRNERTNPCYLKRCGRGEECILDENINAKCVCIRECEDELDERFRVCSVRNETFASECHLDRAKCLCKNGDHECKHSSPKKLRLDYYGACKEMTSCEDWELKQFPGRMRDWTFVVMKEMARRNELGDYLELLRTANADDHHTDAVIWKFCNLDVRPQDRHVSRRELLMVIATIKPLEHCLVPFLNKCDDNSDHTITLDEWGTCLELDQGHLADKCEAIHNRAKRT from the exons ATGTGGCGGCCATTTTTACTGTTCTTGTTAGTTACTTTTGTAGCAGCGCAGGTTCATATCAAGGTTGCAGCTCCAGAG AACTTTGATGATGACGATGAGGAAACGGATTCTGTTCCAGTACAAGTAGTACCACTGCAACGCAATGAACGCACAA ATCCATGCTACTTGAAGAGATGTGGCCGTGGAGAAGAATGTATACTGGATGAAAACATTAATGCTAAATGTGTTTGTATCCGGGAATGTGAAGATGAATTGGATGAAAGATTCAGG GTATGCTCTGTcagaaatgaaacatttgccagTGAATGTCATCTAGACCGTGCCAAATGTTTATGTAAAAATGGTGACCATGAATGTAAGCATTCATCACCAAAGAAACTCAGACTGGATTACTATGGAGCTTGTAAAG aaatgacCTCATGTGAAGACTGGGAGTTGAAACAGTTTCCAGGACGTATGAGGGATTGGACATTTGTTGTCATGAAAGAAATG gCCAGGAGGAATGAACTAGGAGACTACCTTGAACTTTTGAGGACTGCCAATGCTGATGACCACCACACTGATGCTGTTATCTGGAAGTTTTGTAATCTGGATGTCAGACCTCAAGACAG ACATGTTTCCAGAAGGGAACTTCTAATGGTAATTGCTACAATCAAACCATTAGAACATTGTCTGGTTCCCTTCCTCAACAAATGTGATGACAACAGTGACCATACCATCACTCTTGATGAATGGGGTACCTGTCTAGAATTGGATCAAG gtcaTCTTGCTGATAAGTGTGAAGCCATCCACAACAGAGCAAAGCGAACATAA